The genomic window GGCCGGCACCGCGGTGAGGGACGTGCGCCAGAGCCCCAGGACCCGCTCCATGAACACCTCGGCCCGGTCCGCGATCTCCTCGACGCCGGGCGCCTCGGGCACGCCGGGGTCGGGGAGGCCGAGCTGCCTGCATACCCAGGTGAGGTAGCGACCGGCGGCGCGCACGACGTGGAGCAGCAGGTGCTCGTTGGAGAGGTAGTCGGTGTCGTCGGTGTCCGGCAGTGGCAGTCCTGACGCGGCGAAGCGCCGCCAGGTGGGCAGGAAGGCCCGCAGCTCGCGCTCGTGCAGGGCCACGAGTGCGCGCACCGCGCGGTCGGCGTATTCGGTCGGGCCCGGGAGGTCGTCCAGGCCGCTCACGAAGCGCGGGGCGCGGCCCTCCGCGACCCTGAGCCCGGGGTCGCGCGCGGCCTCACCGGCCGCGATCACGCAGAAGTAGTTGCCGTCCGGATCGCTGAGGACGACGTAGTCGTCGTCGGGCTCGTACCGCCAGGGGACGCGGCTCGCGCCGAGGCCGAGTAGGCGCTCGACCTCCGCCTCCTGGTCGTAGGCGTAGAGGTCGAGGTGGTGGCGCCTCCGCTCGGCCGCCTCGGCCTTCACCTCCTGCAGCGCGAGCTGGACGCCGGTGCCGCGCCGGGGCCTCAGCAGGACCCAGTCGGGTGAGTCGCCTCCCCGCGGCGCGTAGTCGAGCGCGGCGGACCAGAACTCGACGGCGCGCGCGACGTCGCGCACGCCCCAGACCACGGACCCGATCCTCAGCATGAGCCATCATCGGGCTTCCGAGTTCGGGGGACACGCGCCGGCCGAGCGCGACGTACTCAGCGCCGTCCGCGGCGCGCCTCGTCAGCTCAGGACCAGCTCGCCGCAGCCGAGGTCCGCGGTGCGCCTGAGGACCGCCACGGTGCGCTCGGCGGCGGCGCGCGCCGCCGCCTCCACGGGGTGGCCGCGCAGCAGCGCCCCGACGAGCGCCGCGGTGAACAGGTCGCCGGTGCCCTTCGCCACCGTCTCGACGTGCTCGTGCTCGAACAGGTCCGACCCCTCTCGAGTGACGACGGCCACTCGCAGGCGACCCGGCGGCGTCTCGGCCGGCGCGGCGCTGGTGACGACGACCCAGTCGAGGTTCGCCCGCAGGAGCTCTCGCGCCGCTGCCACCGTCTCCTCGTAGGTGGTGACGGGGCGACCGACGACCTGCTCGAACTCGAAGGCGTTCGGAGCGATCCCGTGGGCCATGGGCACGAGGGCGTCGCGCAGCAGGGCGGGGATGTCCCGGTGCACGTAGACGCCGACGTCCGTGTCGCCCATGACCGGGTCGACCACGAGCCGCAGGTGCGGGTATCGCACGAGCACCCGCTTGAGCCACTCGACCAGGACCGCCGTCTGTTCGGGCGGCCCCAGGTAGCCGACGAGGACGACGCGGGCGCGCTCGAGGGCACGGCGCCTCTCGAGGTCGTCCAGGTACCCCGCGAACCACTCGGTGGGCACCGGGCCGCCGTGCAGCGTGTCGTAGTGCGGCACGTTGCTGAGCAGGACCGTCGGCACCGCCGCGACGTTGAGGCCGAGCGCCTGGAGCGTGGGCACGGCGACGCTGTTGCCGACGCAGCCGTAGACCACCTGGGACTGGACGCTGACGACGTCCACGGGCAGCGGCGTGAGGGCGTCGCGGTCCACCCGACGCCGCGCGGGACCGTCCGTCACCGCTCCTGGCCCGCCTCCGGCCAGTAGTGGCTGTCCGGCAGGCCGCGTGGACCGAAGATCGCCTCGCCGACGCGCACGACGGTCGCGCCCTCCTCGATGGCCACCTCGAAGTCGCCCGACATGCCCATCGAGAGCCCGTCGAACGAGAGACCGGCGGGCGCCTCCTGCCTGAGGCGGTCCCTGAGCTCGCGCGTGAGCACGAAGCACGCGCGGACCCGCTCGACCTCGGCCGAGAACAGCGCCAGCGTCATGAGCCCGCGGACGCGCAGGGCCGTGTAGTTGGGCAGCTCCTTGACGAACCCCGGCACCTCCTCCGGCGCCAGCCCGAACTTGCTCGCCTCGCCCGAGCTGTTCACCTGCACGTAGACGTCGAGGCCACGTCCCTCGGCCTGGAGCCTGCGGTCGAGGGCCTCCGCGACCTTCAGGCTGTCGAGCGCGTGGAACTCGTGAGCGAAGCGTGCCACGTACTTGGCCTTGTTCGTCTGGAGGTGCCCGATCACGGCCCACCTGACGTCGGCGAGGTCGGAGAGGGCCTCGGCTTTCTCCCTGGCCTCCTGCACCTTGTTCTCGCCGAACTTGCGCACGCCGGCGTCGTAGGCGAGCCGTAGGCGCTCGACCGGCTGGGTCTTGCTGACCGGCAGCAGCTCGACCTCGGCCGGGTCGCGGCCGACGCGGCGGCAGGCGGCTTCGATCCGTGTCCTTATCGCCGCGAGGTTCGCGACGAGGGTCCCGCGGGCTCCCTGCGTTCCGGTCGCGTCGCCGCCGGTGCCGGGCGTCTTCGCGGCGGACGCGCCGTCGCCGCGGTCCTCGGGGGGCGCGTCGCCTCCCTCGCGAGCAGCATCCGTGGCGTTCCGTGTCACTCTTGTCACCGTTCCCGAGCTTAGCCCTAGCGGCCACCGCCTTCCCACAGCGCGGCGCGACGCTAGTCGGTCACGGCCTCCCCGAGGAGGGCGACGAGGCGCCGCTCGACATCGAGCAGGCTCCGCGCCAGGTCCCCGATCGCGGCGAACGCCCGCTCCGGCTCGACGGCCGACGCCGCGACCTCGACCACGTCCTCCCACAGCCTGCCGCTCTCGTCGGCGGCGTCGGCCGCGGCGCCCAGTTCGAGCGGCGTGGCGTCGTCGGCCTCCCGCAGGAACTCCGCGTAGAGCGGCCGCGTCGCGCCGCGCGAGCCGTACTGCGTCGTGAAGCAGTCGACGACCCTCCTCATGGCGTGCGCGAACGCCTCGCCCCCGCCGAAGCGGGCGCGCCAGCCCCTCCTGGTGCGGTCGTCGGCCACCTCGCTCGCCCACTTCTCCAGGCCGGAGAGGCCGAAGTTCACGTCGAACGCGTTGCCGAGCACGGGCCCCGTCATGTGGGCGACCGCGGTGGTCACGGCGGACTGCACGGCCGCGGTCAGGTCCGCGGGGCCGCCGGCGGGCACGGCCAGCGTCCGCACGGCGAACCGGCCCTTGCGGTGGAGGGCCCAGGCCTCGGCGAGGGCGGCTGGGGAGACCCGGCGGAGCGACTCGTCGCAGTCGTCGACGAGGTACTCGTCGCCGTCCCTGCCGGCCACGACGACCGAGTGGGGGTCCTGTGCCTCCAGCGGGCTTACGTTCTCGTGCCACGGCAGGCCGGCCCGGCCGACGGTGAGGAGTGCGGGCGTGCCGGCGGCCAGGGCGGCGTCCAGCTTGGCGAGGGCCGCCCTGGCCGCCGATGAGGTGCGACCGTTCACGTCTAGGCCGAGGTTCTCGGCGACCTCCTCGACCCACGGTCGCGGATGGTGCTGGGTGACGAACGTCAGCAGCGGGTGCGGCAACGCCTCGTACTCGAACACGGCGTACATGAAGCCGATGCCGCCGCCCAGGCCGCAGGCCATCGCCTCGGACACCTCGACGCCGGCAGTAGCCAAGAGCCTCTGCGCCAGGGCCGACTCCCTGTGAACGGCGGGTCCGGCGTCCGGGTATGCAGCGATGAGGCCCGGCTCGCGGCGCCCCGGCCGTTGGGAGGTGGTCATGGTGTGAGCCTTGCCGTCGGTGTCGTCCGTGGCGCCATGCTAGCCGGCGGTCCCTCGCCCCTCGGCTCAGTCGAGGTCGAACGGCTCTAGGTCGCGGAGCCTGACGTAGTCGCCGTCGAAGTAGGCCCGCGCGCCGGCGAAGAACGAGGCGTTGGCCGTGCGCACCAGCAGGTAGGGCCCGTCGCGCACGAAGAAGGCCCACACCGTCTCCTCGCCGTCGGCGGTCGCGAACTCCGTCTGGTACCGGGCGAGGTCGCCGTTGCGCTCCGCCACGCCCTCGAGCCAGCCCGTGTGCAGCGCAGGCGAGCGCACGACGGAGAGCTGGAACCTCAGCCTGCCGTCCGCGAGCTCCTGCACGGCCAGGCGCCCGCCGGCACCGTCCACCCACAGGCCCTCCCAGACCTGGGCCCCGGGGTCCTCGTAGTAGGCGGCGAGGGCCACCAGGAGCTCGGTGCGGTCCTCGGTCAGGATCGTCCTGTACTCGTGGAAGTGGCTCGTCGCACGGACGTCGGCGACGTCGGGGCCGCTCTGGATCCGCGCGTAGGCCTCCGCCGAGAGGTCGCGCGCGGCCAGCCAGTCCCTCTGGTCGAGCCGCAGCCGGTCGAAGGCCGCGGGCCAGAGCGCTTCCTCGGCGCGCGCGTAGGCCTCGTTCAGGGCGGCGTCTGCCGCCTGGAACTCGGCGATGGCGGCGTCCAGCTCCTCCTGTGCCTCTACGGGCTGGGCAGGGGCCGGGTCCGAACCGTCCTGGGCCCAGGCCAGGGCGGCGAGGGCCGCGAACACGACGGCAGCCCGCCGATGAAGGGAGCGCATGCCATGAGGGTAACGGGGGTCGCGGACCGCAGTGTGCTCGGTCCCGCGGTCGCCCGCCCCGTTGACCGAGGCGGCGAGGTGCGCTAGCTTGCCCGCTGGCCCGACCCGGTTACCGGGGGCCCCGCTCCGTCCTCGCGCGTGGCGGCAGGTGACATGAGCGACCAGGGACTCTGAAGCACCAGCGAAGCGAAGCCTAGCGGCGCGCCGTCGGCGCGCCTCGGCCGGCGGCGTGGAGCCGCCGGTGCCTCGTCGGACGCGGCGGCGGCGCAGCCGCGCGCCGTACCGCACCGCTACCCGACCCGACCCTGGAGCGAACATGTCACTGCTGACCCTCGTGGGCGTCGGCTACGACCTGCCCGGCGGCCCCCTCTTCGAGGACGTGAACCTGAACCTGGCGCCTGGCAGCCGCGTCGCTCTCGTCGGCGAGAACGGCGCCGGCAAGACGACCCTGATGCGCCTGGCGGTGGGCGAGGTAGAGCCCGCACGCGGGCGCGTGGAGCGGCGCGGAACCGTCGCCTGGCTGCCGCAGGAGCTCGAACGGTCGGCCGCACCGCTGGGCGCGATGGCCCACGGCGACGGGCGGCGCCGGAGCGGCGATGGCCGGCAGGCGTCCGGGGCGGCCGACGGCGTCCGCGCCGTCGACGCTAGGCCCGGCTCGGGAGGCGAGCGTCAGAGGGCTCGCCTCGAGGCGATCCTCGCCCGCGAGCCGGACGTCCTGCTACTGGACGAGCCGACCCATCACCTCGACGTGGCCGGCATGGAGTGGCTCGAGGGCGTGCTGCTGGCGTGGCCCGGCGCCGTGCTGCTCGTCTCGCACGACCGCGCCTTCCTCGACGCCGTCGCGACCGAGACGGCGTTCCTCGAACGCGGTGCCCTGCGCCTGGAGGCCGGGAACCACTCCGAGGCGAGCGCCAGGCGCGCCGCCGAGGACGCCGCGCGGCTACGTCGCCACAAGGCGCAGTCCGCGCGCAGGAGGCAGCTCGAGAGCGAGTACCACCGTCACCGCTCCGCGGCGCGCTCGGCCGGCAGCTTCAACAAGAACCGCGTCAAGGACGGCAACCTGCTGTACGCCACGGCGAAGGCCGAGACGGTGTCGAGGCGCCTGGCGCGGCGGGCGAAGGCACTCGCCACGCGGTTGGAGCGGGAGGCGGTGGAGGGGAAGCCGTGGGAGGACAACAGGCGGCTGTCCTTCGTCGCCGCGCCGAGCTCGCCCGGGCCGTCGGAGGTGATCGTCGCCGAGGGCCTCGTCGTGCGGCGCGGCGGACGCACCATCGTCGACGGCCTCGACCTCTACCTGATGCGCGGCGACAAGCTGGCGCTCCTCGGCCCGAACGGCGTCGGCAAGACGACCCTCCTCGAGGTGCTGCGCGGGGCGCGTCGGCCCCAGGCCGGGACGGTGCGGCACGGCGTCGGCCTGCGGATGTCCGTCACGGAGCAGGTCGAGGAGCCGTGGGCCGGCGCCGGCGCCGACCTGACCGTCGGCGACGTGCTCCGCGAGGTGAACCCCGCGCTCAGGGACGGCGACGTGTGGCGCGTCACGGCGGAGGTCGGAGTGCCGTCGGGGCCCGGGCGGCGGGTCGCGGAGCTCTCGGGCGGCGAGAGGAGGCGGCTGACGCTCGCGCGGATCGCCGTCAGCGACGCGCACCTGTTGGTGCTCGACGAGCCGACGCACCACCTCGACCTCCGCGCCGTGGAGGCGCTCGAAGACCTCCTCGAGCGGTATGCGGGGACCGTGCTGCTGGCGTCGCACGACAGGAGGCTCGTCGAGCGAGTGGCGACCCGTTCACTGCACGTGGGCAGCGGTGAGTTGCACCATGGCTCCTGACGGGCATGCCCATCGCGCCGCACGTTCTGCCGTTCCTCGCCGCGCTGCCCAGCGCCGCCGGCCGTACCGCCCTCGTGACGGGGGGTAACGCCGGGCTGGGTCGCGAGACCGCGAGGTTCCTCGCCCACAGGGGCGCGTCCGTGATCATCGCCGCCAGGGACTACGCCAAGGCCGAGGAGGCCAGGGCCGACGTCCTCTCCGACGTGCCGGACGCCGACGTCAGGGTCGAGCGGCTCGACCTCGCCTCGCTGGCCTCGGTCGAGGCCTGCGCCGGGCGGCTGGGCCGGCGCGAGATCGACATCGTCGTGTGCAACGCCGGGATCATGGCGGTCGACCGGTCGCTGACGGAGGACGGGTTCGAGTCGCAGCTCGGCGTGAACCACCTGGGGCACTTCGCGCTCGTCGGGCGCCTCTACGAGCGTCTCGCCGCGCGGCCCGGGGCGCGGGTCGTGGTCGTGACGAGCTCGGCCGCCTACTTCGGGCGTCTCGACTTCGACGACCTGATGGGCGAGCGCCGCTACGACCGCTGGACGGCCTACAACCAGGCGAAGCTGGCCAACGTGACCTTCGTCCAGGCGCTCGCGCGCCGGTTCGCGTCGGCGGGAGCGGGCGTGGCGGCTCGGGGCGCGACGAGCTCTGGCGGTCGGGTCGCCGCGGACGCCGGTGCCACCGGTCGCGCGGAGGCGGGCCCACGCGCCCAGGGCCGGGAGGCAGCGGGCCCGGGCGCGCCGGGCCACGCGACGGCGCACGCGGCCCACCCCGGCATCGTGTTCACGCAGCTTCAGCGCCGCCTCCTGGAGGAGGCCCAAGGCCTCCCCTGGCGCGACCGCGTGTTCCTCGGTCGCATCACCCCCTCCATCGGCCAGGACGCGCAGATGGGCGCCCTGCCGCAGGTCTACGCCGCCCTCTCCCCGGACGCCGAGAACGGCGACATGTGGGCGCCGCGCTGGTTCGTGCGCGGCCGCCCGGTCAGCGTCCGGCCGCCGCGGGCCACCTTGGACGTGGGGGCTCAGGAGCGGCTCTGGGCCGTGTCCGAGGAGCTCACCGGCGTGGCTTTCGGACCCCGGGGCTGACGGAATCGTGTTCCCTCCCTCGCGTCACCGTATGGCCCTGGTGACGCCCCACGGGCGAACATCTAGGCAGTGAACCGGTTGCTCTCGGCGATCGCCGTCGGGACCGTCTCGCTGCTGGCGTCTGCGGCCGTCGCCCAGGACCTGCGCCCGCTGTCGTCGCTGCACGGGCCGGTGCGAGTGCTGGACGTTGTGGACGGCGACACGGTCGTGCTCGGCTCGAACCTGGGTCCGCGCACCGTGAGGCTGATCGGCATCGACGCGCCCGAGATGTCGGACGGCACCCGTGGCCTGGAGGCTCGGGAGCGCCTCAACGCGCTGCTGGGCGGGCGGATGGTGTGGGCGGAGATCGGCACGGAGCCGGAGGACCGCTACGCGCGCCTCCTCGCCTACCTGTACGTGGAGGACCCCGCCGGCCGCTGGGACCTGGGCGGCGTGCGGGCGACGCAGGTGAACCTCGCGCTGGTCGCGGGCGGCTGGGCCGACACGCTGACGATCCCTCCCAACACCGCCTACGCCCCCTTGTACGCGGAAGCGCGGGCGGAGGCCGCGGCACGTGGCGCCGGCTTCTGGGCTCAGGCGCAGGAACGCCCGGCAGGAGCCGAGGACCCGGCGCGCCCTGGGCATGGAGGGGGCCATGCTGGGGGAGAGGGGCCGGCCCAGGGAGCGGCGACCGCGGCGGTCCCGGCACAGGGGGGTACCGGCCCGGTGCGCCTGCACTGCGCGCTCGTCAACCCGTCGACCCCGAACGACGAGGGCGCCGAGTGGGTGTCAGTGGTCCTCGCCGAGCCCACGGACACGACCGGCTACTACCTGTGGGACGAGGGCTCGAGGTCGACGTTCCGGCTGCCCGGCGGCCTGCAGCCGGCCGGCGAGCTGCGCGTGGTCAACCCTGGCCAGGGGGCGTGGAACAACTCGGGCGACACGATCTTCCTGATGCGCGGCGGCGACGTCGTGGACCAGTGGACGTACGGGCCCGAGCTGGCCGTGAACGACCGCGTCGCCTGCCGGGACCCCGCCGTGCCGGGTCGCGCGCCATGAGGACGGGGTAGCGGGCGGTCCGACCGCGGAGAGGGCCTGGCCGCGGTGGCGAGCCAGCGGGCCTACCAGCGAAGCCGAGCGGCGAGCAGCCCGTCGAGGCTCACGTCGACGCCGTCGGGCCTGTGCGCCAGCACGAGCGGGGAGGCGCCGGGAGGAGCGACCTCCTCTCCCGACCACCACGCCTCGGCCGGGAGGCCCAACGCGGCCCCGACGTCGACCCGGTCCAAGACCGTGCCGTCGGTCCCCGACAGCGTGAGCCACGGTCCCTCGACCGCGACCACGAGCCAGGGCGCCCCCTGGGCGTCGTGGAGCAGCCATGCGGCCTCGTCGGTCCTGGCGAGGAGGAACCGGGTGGGGTCGGGGAAGATCCCGACGCCCTCGACCACGTAGTCGTCGATGGTCACCGTCTGTGCGCCCGGCGGCGCCAGGTTGAGCGAGATCACCAGGAACACCGCCAGCAACGTTCCCATGCAGGGCCTCCCGCCGATCGCGAGGTCCTGCTGCGAGCGGCGCGTCATTGTAAGCGGAACCACGATGCGGCGAAGCGCGGCCGGTCGGGCCCGGCCCCCTCAGCCCGCCCGCCACTCGAACGACTGGGTATGGCTGCCGTCCTCGTTCTCGCGCAGCTCGCCGCGCACGAACCCGGACTTCTCCAGCACGCGGTGCGAGGCGGCGTTCTGCGGGGCCGTGGTGGCGATCAGCCGCGTCATGCCGTGCGCCGAGCGGGCGTACGCGACGACGCCGCGCACGGCCTCGGTCGCGAGGCCCTGCCCCCAGTGCTCGCGGGCGAAGGCGTACTTCACCTCCGGCTCCGCCTGGCCGCCCGGGTGCACGATGCCGATGAAACCCACCACCTCACCGCCGGCTAGCGCCTCGAGGGCGAACATCCCGTACCCGCGCCGGGCGTAGTTGTCCGCGGTCACCTCGAGCCAGCGCGCGGCCTCGCTCGGTGTCAGCGGCGAGCCGTCGCCGACCCACCGCATCGCGTCGGCGTCGCCGTAGACGCGAAGCAGCGGCTCCAGGTCGGACTCGCGCCAGCGGCGGGCGCGCAGCCTCGCGGTCCTGAAGACCTCGTCGGGGGCGTGCTGGTCGTGGGGCATGGCCGGTCGAGTGTCGCACGGTCGCGGCGCTCTGGTGCGCGGGAGGCGCGACTCGGCGCCGCCACGCCGCGGCGGTTCCCGGTCTGCTTGACGAACGGGCCTCGGGAGCCCATACTGAACCAGATGGTTCAGTATCAGCCTCCGGTCCACGAGACGTTCGCCGCCCTGGCCGACCCCACGCGCATCGGCTTCCTCGAGAGGCTCGGGCAGGGTGACGCGACGATCGGGCAGCTCGCCGCGCAGGCGGGCATCTCGCTCACGGGCACCAAGAAGCACGTGGCGGTGCTGGAGTCGGCCGGGCTCGTGACCACGCGGAAGGAGGGCAGGGCGCGGGTCTGCACCATCGGACCACGCCGCCTCGAGCGGGAGGCGGCCTGGATAGCCAACTACCAACGGGTCCTCGAGGAGCGCCTAGACCACCTCGGCAAGCTGCTCGAGCGTCTCAAGGCCGAGGAAGGCCCCGAGGAGGAGGGCCGCCGAGAGGAACAGGGCCGCCCAGAGCGACGGGACCGCCTCGCGAAGTAGGCCCGAACCAAGGAGGAGCCATGAGCACGAAGGCAGCCACCTACAAGCACACGCTGAGCCGCGTCGACGGACGCACGATCCGCGTCGAGCGCGTGTTCGACGCCCCGCGCGACCTCGTCTGGCGCGCGTACTCCGAGCCCGAGCTCCTCGCGCAGTGGTGGGGCCGCGGCCACAGGCTGGTCGTCGAGCGCTTCGAGTTCGTGAAGGGCGGCCACTGGCGCGTCGTCGAGCACTGGGAAGGCGGGAGCGCGGGGTTCGAGGGGCGCTTCCGCGAGATCGAGCCCAAGACCCTGATCTCGCAGACGTTCGAGTGGGACGGCGCTCCCGGTCACGTGTCGGTGGACACGACGGAGCTCAGCGACGTCGACGGCGGGCGCGCCACCAGGGTGGTCATCACCTCGCGGACGTTCGACGAGCAGGACCTCGAGGGCATGATGCAGGCCGGCATGGAGGCCGGGATGGCGCAGAGCCACGAGGCCCTCGACGCGCTGCTCGCGAGGCTGCAGGGGAAGGGGTAGTCCCAGGTCGCGCTGAGAGAGCCCAGCGCTCCCCGAGTCCGACCCCGCCGGTCGGCAGAGCTCGAGGTCGTGCCTGGCGAGGAACTCGTCGAAGGTGTGGCTCGCCTCGGTCAGGTGCGGCGTCATGCCCCCGGCGCTCAGGTCCGCGAGCACGGCCGCGTCGCCCTGCTGGCCGTCGGTGCCGACGCCCTCGAACGTCTCGAGCTCCTCCATCGCCTCGCCGTACGCGTCCTCCATGACGTCGTAGTCGTGGTCGTCTACGAACAGCTGGGTGTCGGCGCGCGCCTCGTCGCAGTCGATCGGCGGCCCGAGCCGCTGACCCTCCGATCCGTCGATCGCTCCAACAGGCGCGCGCCGCGGGGTACTCATCAGATGCCCGTCCCCGGGGTTGCTCCTTGGGCGCGAGCGGTTTAGGGTCTCCCGGTGGACAGGACCCCTTACCTCGACGCCCCGGTCCCCGAGGTGGCCGACAGGGCGACCTGGCAGGCGCGGATCGACGAGCTCCGCGTGAAGGAGAAGGCCCACACCCGCGCCGGCGACGCGCTGGCGGCCGAGCGGCGGCGGCTACCGATGGTCGAGGTCGACGCGCGGACGCCGCTCGTCGGCGCGAACGGCCCGGTGC from Trueperaceae bacterium includes these protein-coding regions:
- the pdxK gene encoding pyridoxine/pyridoxal/pyridoxamine kinase, whose product is MTDGPARRRVDRDALTPLPVDVVSVQSQVVYGCVGNSVAVPTLQALGLNVAAVPTVLLSNVPHYDTLHGGPVPTEWFAGYLDDLERRRALERARVVLVGYLGPPEQTAVLVEWLKRVLVRYPHLRLVVDPVMGDTDVGVYVHRDIPALLRDALVPMAHGIAPNAFEFEQVVGRPVTTYEETVAAARELLRANLDWVVVTSAAPAETPPGRLRVAVVTREGSDLFEHEHVETVAKGTGDLFTAALVGALLRGHPVEAAARAAAERTVAVLRRTADLGCGELVLS
- a CDS encoding thermonuclease family protein; its protein translation is MNRLLSAIAVGTVSLLASAAVAQDLRPLSSLHGPVRVLDVVDGDTVVLGSNLGPRTVRLIGIDAPEMSDGTRGLEARERLNALLGGRMVWAEIGTEPEDRYARLLAYLYVEDPAGRWDLGGVRATQVNLALVAGGWADTLTIPPNTAYAPLYAEARAEAAARGAGFWAQAQERPAGAEDPARPGHGGGHAGGEGPAQGAATAAVPAQGGTGPVRLHCALVNPSTPNDEGAEWVSVVLAEPTDTTGYYLWDEGSRSTFRLPGGLQPAGELRVVNPGQGAWNNSGDTIFLMRGGDVVDQWTYGPELAVNDRVACRDPAVPGRAP
- a CDS encoding SRPBCC domain-containing protein — its product is MSTKAATYKHTLSRVDGRTIRVERVFDAPRDLVWRAYSEPELLAQWWGRGHRLVVERFEFVKGGHWRVVEHWEGGSAGFEGRFREIEPKTLISQTFEWDGAPGHVSVDTTELSDVDGGRATRVVITSRTFDEQDLEGMMQAGMEAGMAQSHEALDALLARLQGKG
- a CDS encoding SDR family NAD(P)-dependent oxidoreductase, with the protein product MPIAPHVLPFLAALPSAAGRTALVTGGNAGLGRETARFLAHRGASVIIAARDYAKAEEARADVLSDVPDADVRVERLDLASLASVEACAGRLGRREIDIVVCNAGIMAVDRSLTEDGFESQLGVNHLGHFALVGRLYERLAARPGARVVVVTSSAAYFGRLDFDDLMGERRYDRWTAYNQAKLANVTFVQALARRFASAGAGVAARGATSSGGRVAADAGATGRAEAGPRAQGREAAGPGAPGHATAHAAHPGIVFTQLQRRLLEEAQGLPWRDRVFLGRITPSIGQDAQMGALPQVYAALSPDAENGDMWAPRWFVRGRPVSVRPPRATLDVGAQERLWAVSEELTGVAFGPRG
- a CDS encoding lysozyme inhibitor LprI family protein codes for the protein MRSLHRRAAVVFAALAALAWAQDGSDPAPAQPVEAQEELDAAIAEFQAADAALNEAYARAEEALWPAAFDRLRLDQRDWLAARDLSAEAYARIQSGPDVADVRATSHFHEYRTILTEDRTELLVALAAYYEDPGAQVWEGLWVDGAGGRLAVQELADGRLRFQLSVVRSPALHTGWLEGVAERNGDLARYQTEFATADGEETVWAFFVRDGPYLLVRTANASFFAGARAYFDGDYVRLRDLEPFDLD
- a CDS encoding BtrH N-terminal domain-containing protein, translated to MTTSQRPGRREPGLIAAYPDAGPAVHRESALAQRLLATAGVEVSEAMACGLGGGIGFMYAVFEYEALPHPLLTFVTQHHPRPWVEEVAENLGLDVNGRTSSAARAALAKLDAALAAGTPALLTVGRAGLPWHENVSPLEAQDPHSVVVAGRDGDEYLVDDCDESLRRVSPAALAEAWALHRKGRFAVRTLAVPAGGPADLTAAVQSAVTTAVAHMTGPVLGNAFDVNFGLSGLEKWASEVADDRTRRGWRARFGGGEAFAHAMRRVVDCFTTQYGSRGATRPLYAEFLREADDATPLELGAAADAADESGRLWEDVVEVAASAVEPERAFAAIGDLARSLLDVERRLVALLGEAVTD
- a CDS encoding ABC-F family ATP-binding cassette domain-containing protein, producing the protein MSLLTLVGVGYDLPGGPLFEDVNLNLAPGSRVALVGENGAGKTTLMRLAVGEVEPARGRVERRGTVAWLPQELERSAAPLGAMAHGDGRRRSGDGRQASGAADGVRAVDARPGSGGERQRARLEAILAREPDVLLLDEPTHHLDVAGMEWLEGVLLAWPGAVLLVSHDRAFLDAVATETAFLERGALRLEAGNHSEASARRAAEDAARLRRHKAQSARRRQLESEYHRHRSAARSAGSFNKNRVKDGNLLYATAKAETVSRRLARRAKALATRLEREAVEGKPWEDNRRLSFVAAPSSPGPSEVIVAEGLVVRRGGRTIVDGLDLYLMRGDKLALLGPNGVGKTTLLEVLRGARRPQAGTVRHGVGLRMSVTEQVEEPWAGAGADLTVGDVLREVNPALRDGDVWRVTAEVGVPSGPGRRVAELSGGERRRLTLARIAVSDAHLLVLDEPTHHLDLRAVEALEDLLERYAGTVLLASHDRRLVERVATRSLHVGSGELHHGS
- a CDS encoding YggS family pyridoxal phosphate-dependent enzyme, with amino-acid sequence MTRVTRNATDAAREGGDAPPEDRGDGASAAKTPGTGGDATGTQGARGTLVANLAAIRTRIEAACRRVGRDPAEVELLPVSKTQPVERLRLAYDAGVRKFGENKVQEAREKAEALSDLADVRWAVIGHLQTNKAKYVARFAHEFHALDSLKVAEALDRRLQAEGRGLDVYVQVNSSGEASKFGLAPEEVPGFVKELPNYTALRVRGLMTLALFSAEVERVRACFVLTRELRDRLRQEAPAGLSFDGLSMGMSGDFEVAIEEGATVVRVGEAIFGPRGLPDSHYWPEAGQER
- a CDS encoding metalloregulator ArsR/SmtB family transcription factor, which translates into the protein MVQYQPPVHETFAALADPTRIGFLERLGQGDATIGQLAAQAGISLTGTKKHVAVLESAGLVTTRKEGRARVCTIGPRRLEREAAWIANYQRVLEERLDHLGKLLERLKAEEGPEEEGRREEQGRPERRDRLAK
- a CDS encoding VOC family protein, which gives rise to MLRIGSVVWGVRDVARAVEFWSAALDYAPRGGDSPDWVLLRPRRGTGVQLALQEVKAEAAERRRHHLDLYAYDQEAEVERLLGLGASRVPWRYEPDDDYVVLSDPDGNYFCVIAAGEAARDPGLRVAEGRAPRFVSGLDDLPGPTEYADRAVRALVALHERELRAFLPTWRRFAASGLPLPDTDDTDYLSNEHLLLHVVRAAGRYLTWVCRQLGLPDPGVPEAPGVEEIADRAEVFMERVLGLWRTSLTAVPADRLEDRAHTSNWGAPMTIASMLEHAVAHPMRHTFQLEELMLRAEAGR
- a CDS encoding GNAT family N-acetyltransferase, which codes for MPHDQHAPDEVFRTARLRARRWRESDLEPLLRVYGDADAMRWVGDGSPLTPSEAARWLEVTADNYARRGYGMFALEALAGGEVVGFIGIVHPGGQAEPEVKYAFAREHWGQGLATEAVRGVVAYARSAHGMTRLIATTAPQNAASHRVLEKSGFVRGELRENEDGSHTQSFEWRAG